The genomic interval TTTTATTTAAGTTATCTGTTAGCAAACAAGTCTAGCCTCGATTGAAGCGGCATCCTTTTTGCTTTTTCAGCAAAAAGATATAGTGGAAAGCGAGAAATAGCTTCTAAAAAGAAATCTGATTTACTATTTTAACAGCTTCGACAGCTTCTTTAACATCGTGTACACGTAAAATTTTTGCACCATTTAAAAGGGCAATAGTGTTTGCAGAAGTGGTAGCGTTTAAGGCTTCTTGCGCAGAAATATCCAACGTTTTATACAACATAGATTTACGCGAAATTCCGGCTAAAATGGGTGTCTCTAAACTTTTAAAAAGCGATAAATTTTTAAGAATTTCGAAATTATGAGTGTTTGTTTTACCAAAACCAAAACCAACATCTATAATAACATCGTTTAGTTTTAGTTGATGTAATTTGTGTATTTGTGCAGCGAAAAAAGAAATAATTTCCTGAGTTACATTTGTATAAATTGGATTTTTCTGCATATTTTGTGGAGTGCCTAACATATGCATTAAAATATAAGGAACTTGCAGATTGGCAACGGTTGTAAACATATTATTGTCCATTTGTCCACCAGAAATATCGTTTACAATTGCTGCACCAGCATTGATAGTTTCTTGGGCAACTTTACTTCTAAAAGTATCTACAGAAATAATAATTTCCGGAAAATTTTGAGTCAATAAATTAATAACCGGAACAATTCGTTGTAGTTCTTCTTCTTCAGATATGTGTTTTGCTCCTGGTCTGGAAGAATACGCACCAACATCTATAAACGTTGCGCCGTCTAAAAGCATTTTTTCTGTTTGAGAAAGAATGTCAGATTCGTTTTTATATTTACCGCCGTCAAAGAAAGAGTCTGGGGTAATGTTTAAAATCCCCATCACTTTTGGAGAAGTTAAATCTACTAAAGTACCTTTGCAATTTATAGTCATTTTAGCTCACTACTTTATTAATTACATGGCTCATTTTTGGAGCTTCGTAAGCTTCCATTTTTTGCATTAAATCTTCTACAGAAGTACCAACTATTAACATATCTCTATTGGTTTGTTTTAAGAAACCTTCTTCAATCATTTTATCTAGTTGCAGTATAACAGCATCAAAAAAACCATTAATATTTAAAAGTCCTACAGGTTTTTGCTCAATAAAAAGCTGACCTAAAGTAAGTGCTTCAAACAATTCATCTAAGGTGCCAAAACCTCCAGGAAGCGTAATATAACCATCTACTAATTGGCTCATTATTACTTTACGTTCGCTCATTGTTTTGCAAACAATCATTTCTTCTACTCCAGAATGTATAACTTCTTCTTTTTCTAATAATTGAGGAATTACGCCAATAACTTCACCATTTTTAGAAAGAATAGTATCAGCAATTGCGCCCATCATACCAATTTTTCCACCTCCATATACCAAACCAATTTTGTGGGTTACAAAATGATTTCCTAATGCTACAGCAGCTTCTTTATAAATAGGGTTAAAACCTAGGCTTGAGCCACAAAAGACAACAATTTTTTTCAACTTAGTGAGTTTTAAAATTCTTTGACAAAAATAAATGAAATGCCTATAGGATTTAGTATTTTTGAACAAATACTTTTTAACAAGATAGAATGCAAGATACATCTAAACAATATGATGCTGTAATTGAAGAATGCAGAAGTTTATTTATAAAAAAAATGAGTGATTATGGTTCTGCATGGCGAATTTTACGTTTACCATCTTTAACCGATCAAATATTTATTAAGGCGCAAAGAATTCGTCAATTACAAGAAAACGACGTAAGAAAAGTTGATGAAGGAGAGAAATCTGAGTTTATTGGAATTATTAATTATTCTATAATGGCGTTAATTCAGTTAGAAAATGGAGTAGTGGCTAACCCAGACTTAAATACGGAAGAAGCTACTGTTTTATATGACAAACATGCTAAAATTACCAAAGAATTAATGATGAATAAAAATCATGATTATGGTGAAGCTTGGCGAGATATGCGTGTTTCTAGCTTGACAGATTTAATTTTACAGAAATTATTACGCGTGAAACAAATTGAAGATAATAAAGGGAAAACATTGGTTTCTGAGGGGATCGATGCTAACTACCAAGACATGATTAATTATGCAATTTTTGCAATGATTCATTTAGCGGAGTAAATTTATATGAAAAAGGTAGTTTTTTTACTTGCCATTTTATTTTATACAAATTGTTCTAGCCAAGAATCGTCTACTCATAAAGAAATGAAAGCTGATAAATCTATGTCAGAATTTTTTACTGATAAAGAGTTGGAAGATTTATCAATGATTGTGAATTTTTTTGAAAGCGAAATCTGTTTAGATAAAAGTAGACCTAAAGTTGATTGTTATTATGAATATAATAAGAATACGATAACAAGTGCAGTTTATGGGAATAAAGAATTGGAGCTTCCAATAGATTATAAATTACAGCAAAAATTGTACTCAAAAATAGATAGCCTATTTTTTAAAGAAATTTGGATTCACAAGGCTTATTTTGATTTAGATACAGAAGTTACAGAAAAATCTTATGATTTGAATCTGTTTGGAAAATATATCTTGTTTTTAAAGAGTTTAAAAAAGGAAGATGTTTTATTTAGAGATTTTTATGATCTGTTTTACATGTCAAATGAAATTTCTTTTGGAGTGCAATCAACCGTATTTTATCAATTTGAAAAAAAAGAATTTAAAGGAATAAAAAGAAGATTATTTTTCGCAATTTATTATTTAACGGTAAATGATAAAAAGCACAATTATAAAAGTAGAAAACCATGATACAGAAAATATTAGTACAATTAGCAAGAATTATAGTAGGAGCCTTATTTATATTTTCGGGCTTTGTAAAATTGGTAGATCCAATAGGTTCTCAATACAAATTTGAAGAATACTTTTCTGAAAGTGTTTTAAATATGGAGTTTTTAATTCCGTATGCATTGCCTTTTTCAATTGTATTAATTGTAGCAGAAATATTGTTAGGAGTGATGGTTTTAATCGGTTACAAATCTAAATTAACTGTTTGGAGCTTGTTTTTATTAACACTTGTTTTCTTGTTTTTAACTTGGTATTCTGCTTATTATGATAAAGTTACAGATTGTGGTTGTTTTGGAGATGCTGTAAAATTATCTACTTGGGGTACTTTCTATAAAAACGTTATTTTAATTGCGTTAGTGCTTATTTTAGTAGTAGGCGTAAAATATGTAAAACCAATTTTTGGAGGTAAAATTCCGAAAGTAATTACGTTTTTATCATTGGCAGCTTTCCTTTTTATTGTGCAACATGTATTAACGCATTTGCCAATTATAGATTTTAGAGCCTATGCAATTGGTAAGAATATTCCGGAAGGAATGGTATATCCTAAAGATGGCAGCATACCGCCAGTGCATGATTTTATGTTAGAAGATGAACAAGCAGATTTAGCACCAGAATTATTAAAGAAGGAAAAAGTAATGTTGGTAATTGTCTATAATTTAGATAAAGCTGATGAAAACGGTTTTCCAGCAATTAAAGATATTGCTACAAAAGCGAAATCAAAAGGATATACCGTTTATGGAGTTTCGGCTTCTTTTTCTGATGATTTAATTTTAGCAAAGGAAAAGTATGACTTGCCTTTCGACTTTTTATTCTGTGACGAAACAACCCTTAAAACCATTATTAGAGGAAACCCAGGAGTTGTTATTTTAGATAAAGGAACTGTTGTAGAAAAGAAAAATTGGGTAGATGTTGATGATATAGAATTATAGAATAACTAAATATTCTAAGGATTAACTCTTACTGTGTTGCTTGTCAATTTCAGTAAGTGTTAATCCTTTTTCAATTTTAGAAAATAAGTGTTTTGGACTTCCAATAATTTGAGCAGTATAAATACCAGTATGCCCAGAAAATAAATAAGAAGTTATACAAGCCAAGGCTATAAAAACACCGGATTCAATACCAAATAATTCAATTCCCATAATAGTACAAGCAATTGGTGTATTTGTAGCTCCTGCAAAAACAGCAACAAATCCCATTCCTGCTAATAAACCCATTGGTAAAGGAATAAACCAAACTAAAGCATTTCCTAAAGTTGCTCCAATATAAAATAAAGGTGTTACTTCTCCTCCTTTAAATCCTGCTCCTAAAGTAAATGAAGTAAATAAGATTTTTAAGATAAAATCATAGGAATTTAAATCGATATTAAAAGCATCTACAATAGTTGGTACACCAAGTCCTATGTATTTTGTAGTTCCCATAAGGTATACAATTACAGCTATTACAATACCACCAATAACCGGACGAAGTGGTGCATATTTAACTTGTTTCTTAAAGAGTACACCCCAAAAGTGCGTAGATTTAGAAAACAACATACTTGCCAATCCAAAAATAATTCCTGCTAATAAAGCCCATAAAATACTTGCTGGCGTTAATGCAGTAATCGTAGAAATAGTATAATGTGTGTGATGAGAAATTTGCCAAACATCGCAAAAATAGGTAGCAAAAACAGCAGCAAGAAAACTCGGAATGATTGCATCAAACTTTATGCGACCGATTACCATTACTTCAAGAGCAAAAATTGCACCTGCTAAAGGCGTGCCAAAAACAGAGGCAAAACCTGCACTAATACCAGCAATCAATATAATTTTTCTATCTAGATTATTTAATTTAAAAATTTTTGTAAACTGATCTGCAATAGCGCCACCAACTTGTACAGCAGTTCCTTCACGACCAGCAGAACCACCAAATAAATGAGTAAGAATAGTTCCAATAAAGACCAAAGGAGCCATTTTAAAAGGAATTACTTTTTTAGGGTTGTGGAACTCTTCTAATAATAAATTGTTCCCTTTTACAACACTTTCTCCATAATAATGATACGATAAACCAATTACAAAACCCGCCATAGGTAACAGCCAAATAATCCATTGGTTTGCTTCTCTATAATTTGTAGCCCATTCTAAAGTCCATAGAAAAACAGCAGAAGTACTACCTGTTAATGCGCCAATAAGTAAGCAAATAAAAGTCCATTTTAATAGAAAAACGAAAGAGAAACTTTGTTGAAATTGAAGAAAAAACTTTTTAATTTTATCCATGTGTTTTTAAACCTCTGTATATAAAAGGAGTTTTAAATTCTTTCCTTTTGGGCAAAAATAAACAAATAATAACTAATAAATCTTCAATTATAGATTGTTGTCAAGTAGGTTGCGTTAGGGGTTGAAGTGGAAATCCTTTTTTAGAGGTACGAATAAAAAGATTGTAGCCTTTCGACTTCGCTCAAGATAAACTCCAAACCCGACCTTTTGGTAACGCCCAAATAAAATGAATGATGAAGGATGAATTGTTGATGTTGTAATTTTAGATTATATTGTAACTTCTTTTAAAATATAAAAATAATGAACGAATTTGTTACTTATCAATCAGAAGAAAATTACGCTTTAATTACTATTAACAACGGAAAAGCAAATGCGATTTCTCATGAAGTAATAGAAGGTTTGAATGCTGGCTTAGACAAAGCAGCAACCGAAAATAAAGTATTTGTTCTTACTGGTCAAAACGGTGTTTTCTCTGGAGGATTCGATTTAAAAGTGATGACAAAATCACCAGAAGCGGCGAAAGAACTGGTAACAAAAGGTTCTAAATTATCTTTGAGAATGTTGTCTTTTCCACAACCAATAATTATCGCTTGTTCTGGTCACGCTATTGCTAAAGGTGCATTTTTATTGCTTTCTGCAGATTATAGAATTGGAGTAGAAGGCGATTTTAAAATAGGATTAAATGAAGTAATGATTGGTATGACGATGCACAATGCTGGTATTGCAATTGCAAAATCTAGATTGTCTGAGGTGTATGTAAATAGAAGTGTAAATAATTCTGAAATTTACAACCCAAAAGATGCTGTAAAAGCTGGTTTTTTAGACTTAATTGTTCCTGTAGACCATTTGTTGCCAGCAACAATAAAAGTTGCAGGCATGTTTTCTAAATTGAATAAAAAAGCACATGCAGCAACAAAGTTAAAAGTTAGAAAACAACATTTGCAAGATTTAGAAAATGCAATTGAATTGGATTTAAATAGCGATATCTCTATCAATTCTTAATAAAAGTATAGAATTTTTACATTTATTTAAAGCAAAGAAACTTTGGTAAAAGCCTTTTGAGTAGTAACTTTGGC from Polaribacter sejongensis carries:
- the folP gene encoding dihydropteroate synthase, with protein sequence MTINCKGTLVDLTSPKVMGILNITPDSFFDGGKYKNESDILSQTEKMLLDGATFIDVGAYSSRPGAKHISEEEELQRIVPVINLLTQNFPEIIISVDTFRSKVAQETINAGAAIVNDISGGQMDNNMFTTVANLQVPYILMHMLGTPQNMQKNPIYTNVTQEIISFFAAQIHKLHQLKLNDVIIDVGFGFGKTNTHNFEILKNLSLFKSLETPILAGISRKSMLYKTLDISAQEALNATTSANTIALLNGAKILRVHDVKEAVEAVKIVNQISF
- a CDS encoding voltage-gated chloride channel family protein, which produces MDKIKKFFLQFQQSFSFVFLLKWTFICLLIGALTGSTSAVFLWTLEWATNYREANQWIIWLLPMAGFVIGLSYHYYGESVVKGNNLLLEEFHNPKKVIPFKMAPLVFIGTILTHLFGGSAGREGTAVQVGGAIADQFTKIFKLNNLDRKIILIAGISAGFASVFGTPLAGAIFALEVMVIGRIKFDAIIPSFLAAVFATYFCDVWQISHHTHYTISTITALTPASILWALLAGIIFGLASMLFSKSTHFWGVLFKKQVKYAPLRPVIGGIVIAVIVYLMGTTKYIGLGVPTIVDAFNIDLNSYDFILKILFTSFTLGAGFKGGEVTPLFYIGATLGNALVWFIPLPMGLLAGMGFVAVFAGATNTPIACTIMGIELFGIESGVFIALACITSYLFSGHTGIYTAQIIGSPKHLFSKIEKGLTLTEIDKQHSKS
- a CDS encoding DoxX family protein, translating into MIQKILVQLARIIVGALFIFSGFVKLVDPIGSQYKFEEYFSESVLNMEFLIPYALPFSIVLIVAEILLGVMVLIGYKSKLTVWSLFLLTLVFLFLTWYSAYYDKVTDCGCFGDAVKLSTWGTFYKNVILIALVLILVVGVKYVKPIFGGKIPKVITFLSLAAFLFIVQHVLTHLPIIDFRAYAIGKNIPEGMVYPKDGSIPPVHDFMLEDEQADLAPELLKKEKVMLVIVYNLDKADENGFPAIKDIATKAKSKGYTVYGVSASFSDDLILAKEKYDLPFDFLFCDETTLKTIIRGNPGVVILDKGTVVEKKNWVDVDDIEL
- a CDS encoding DUF1599 domain-containing protein, giving the protein MQDTSKQYDAVIEECRSLFIKKMSDYGSAWRILRLPSLTDQIFIKAQRIRQLQENDVRKVDEGEKSEFIGIINYSIMALIQLENGVVANPDLNTEEATVLYDKHAKITKELMMNKNHDYGEAWRDMRVSSLTDLILQKLLRVKQIEDNKGKTLVSEGIDANYQDMINYAIFAMIHLAE
- a CDS encoding crotonase/enoyl-CoA hydratase family protein, coding for MNEFVTYQSEENYALITINNGKANAISHEVIEGLNAGLDKAATENKVFVLTGQNGVFSGGFDLKVMTKSPEAAKELVTKGSKLSLRMLSFPQPIIIACSGHAIAKGAFLLLSADYRIGVEGDFKIGLNEVMIGMTMHNAGIAIAKSRLSEVYVNRSVNNSEIYNPKDAVKAGFLDLIVPVDHLLPATIKVAGMFSKLNKKAHAATKLKVRKQHLQDLENAIELDLNSDISINS
- a CDS encoding TIGR00730 family Rossman fold protein, with product MKKIVVFCGSSLGFNPIYKEAAVALGNHFVTHKIGLVYGGGKIGMMGAIADTILSKNGEVIGVIPQLLEKEEVIHSGVEEMIVCKTMSERKVIMSQLVDGYITLPGGFGTLDELFEALTLGQLFIEQKPVGLLNINGFFDAVILQLDKMIEEGFLKQTNRDMLIVGTSVEDLMQKMEAYEAPKMSHVINKVVS